Proteins from a single region of Chryseobacterium sp. T16E-39:
- a CDS encoding NUDIX domain-containing protein, with amino-acid sequence MIDKINVRVYACAVKDNKVLTLFEEYAGDQLIKFPGGGLEYGEGLLECLHREFDEELNVKVNIVEHFYTQEDFLVSRFRENEQLLTIYYIVNIINEEDFLIMDPCIEKTEWIDINRPDNPFPLPIDQIVFDKLKEKYL; translated from the coding sequence ATGATAGATAAGATCAACGTCAGGGTATATGCCTGTGCTGTAAAAGATAATAAAGTGCTTACCTTATTTGAAGAATATGCAGGTGATCAGTTAATAAAATTTCCGGGAGGAGGGCTGGAATATGGAGAGGGACTTTTGGAATGTCTTCATCGGGAGTTTGATGAAGAACTTAATGTAAAGGTAAATATTGTAGAGCATTTTTATACACAGGAAGATTTTCTGGTGTCCAGGTTCAGAGAAAATGAGCAACTCCTTACTATATATTATATAGTCAATATTATCAATGAAGAAGATTTCCTGATTATGGATCCCTGCATTGAAAAAACAGAATGGATAGACATCAACAGACCGGACAATCCTTTTCCTTTACCTATCGACCAAATAGTATTTGATAAATTAAAAGAAAAATACCTGTAA